A region from the Cyprinus carpio isolate SPL01 chromosome A8, ASM1834038v1, whole genome shotgun sequence genome encodes:
- the LOC109071085 gene encoding epigen-like — translation MTQQVHKRCLHYQVLGLMMVLAVFSGLGDTKEKSEDVLIYNTTHSIGSGVEPRVLAIQRPCGPEHKGFCFNGACTYSSDLDTPICRCDKMYSGVRCEHVILNTQRLSSPEEVIGISCGAVLLLGTVIAVMYCCLKKRCRKSSPPYKNCGSENLV, via the exons ATGACACAACAAGTGCATAAAAGGTGTTTGCACTATCAGG TACTTGGATTGATGATGGTGTTAGCCGTTTTCTCTGGACTTGGAGACACTAAGGAGAAGTCAGAGGATGTGCTCatatacaacacaacacacagtaTTG GAAGTGGAGTGGAACCGCGAGTTTTGGCCATTCAAAGGCCCTGCGGTCCAGAACACAAAGGATTCTGTTTCAATGGCGCCTGTACCTACTCCTCTGACCTGGACACCCCCATCTGTCG GTGTGACAAAATGTATAGCGGTGTGCGCTGTGAACATGTTATTTTGAACACCCAACGTTTGTCTAGTCCTGAAGAAGTCATTGGAATTAGCTGTGGTGCAGTTTTATTACTGGGAACTGTAATTGCAGTGATGTACTGCTGCTTAAAGAAAAG GTGTCGGAAGTCATCACCACCCTACAAGAACTGTGGCTCTGAGAACTTAGTTTAA
- the LOC109071086 gene encoding adhesion G-protein coupled receptor F1: MVEILNNIADVTQTVMLDEVVITNFLSIVDVISSETVKPVWEQLNSNGESQGNSSQLLNAIESVIKATSNSNFNITSPTNSFLFKKVTTSEDFNEVLKLNSTAAINIPGIASSHKNVTITAVAFSSLGNVMSARNRTDDLNTTENVINGLIVVVNTSISIKNIQLNFEKLRDSVTLNNNSVNLWNPQCVFWEFNLFNRTGGWDSTGCEVIQVNGNVTSCNHTTSFSILMSPFAPEDLALSVITYVGVSISIGSLVVCLIIEIIIWKEVSRNSTSHVRHVSLVNIALSLLIADICFIIGAAIVKPGTDYINSCSTTVFFAHFFYLSLFFWMLVSAILLLYRTTMVFSQISKSVMMALAFVVGYGAPLLISVITVASTAGNKHYVTKNEACWLNWDQSKALLAFVLPALVIVAVNIITVIIVVVKMIRRGVGESNRDEKNTLVVILRCVAILTPIFGITWGLGLGIMIEPKALAIHYLFAIFNSLQGFFILVLGTLMEKKVRETLKRKLRITRLTGSHTTHTSSSGAHSYGRSSSSNRTTLTDVFNTLMRRGRHAGANSSHNSGASESFLNA; the protein is encoded by the exons ATGGTGGAAATACTTAACAATATTGCAGATGTCACTCAAACTGTTATGCTGGATGAAGTTGTGATAACG AATTTCCTTAGTATAGTGGATGTCATTTCATCAGAGACAGTGAAACCTGTATGGGAACAGCTAAATTCAAATGGCGAAAGCCAAGGCAACAGCTCTCAACTCCTGAATGCCATTGAAAGTGTTATAAAAGCGACATCAAACAGCAATTTCAACATAACGAGTCCAACCAACTCATTCCTGTTCAAAAAAGTAACAACATCTGAAGACTTCAATGAAGTATTAAAGCTCAACTCAACAGCTGCAATAAACATCCCGGGTATTGCATCCAGTCACAAAAACGTTACAATCACAGCTGTGGCCTTCTCCTCCCTGGGCAATGTTATGTCTGCAAGAAATCGTACCGATGACCTAAACACAACTGAAAATGTCATCAACGGACTGATTGTTGTAGTGAATACAAGCATAtctatcaaaaacatacagctaaACTTTGAAAAACTTAGAGATTCAGTAACTctaaataataattcagtaaaCCTTTGGAACCCCCAGTGTGTTTTCTGGGAATTCAACCTTTTTAATAGAACTGGAGGATGGGACTCAACAGGATGTGAGGTCATACAAGTAAACGGCAATGTCACGTCATGTAATCACACCACTTCGTTTTCGATACTAATGTCCCCTTTTGCTCCTGAAGATCTTGCTTTGTCTGTCATTACATACGTTGGTGTTTCTATTTCGATAGGCAGCTTGGTTGTGTGCCTGATCATCGAAATTATCATCTGGAAGGAAGTATCTAGAAACTCTACATCACATGTTCGCCATGTATCCTTAGTCAATATTGCTCTTTCTCTCCTGATCGCTGACATATGCTTCATTATCGGTGCTGCTATCGTAAAGCCCGGAACGGACTATATTAACTCATGTAGCACTACAGTGTTTTTCGCCCACTTCTTCTACTTGTCGCTGTTCTTCTGGATGCTGGTCTCAGCCATTCTGCTTCTCTACCGCACCACTATGGTTTTCTCTCAAATTTCCAAATCGGTCATGATGGCATTAGCCTTCGTTGTGGGCTACGGCGCACCTCTCCTCATCTCGGTTATTACCGTCGCCTCCACTGCTGGAAATAAACACTATGTCACAAAGAATGAAGCATGCTGGCTAAATTGGGACCAGTCCAAGGCCCTTCTGGCTTTTGTCCTACCAGCTCTGGTCATTGTGGCTGTCAATATAATTACTGTGATAATAGTTGTGGTGAAAATGATCAGGAGGGGAGTGGGAGAGAGCAACAGAGACGAAAAGAACACCTTGGTGGTCATTCTCAGATGTGTGGCAATTTTGACGCCCATCTTCGGCATCACTTGGGGTCTTGGCTTGGGCATCATGATAGAGCCTAAAGCTTTGGCCATCCACTACTTGTTTGCAATCTTCAACTCCTTGCAG GGCTTCTTTATACTGGTTCTCGGAACACTGATGGAAAAGAAG GTTCGGGAGACACTTAAAAGAAAACTGAGAATCACTAGACTCACTGGCTCCCATAccacacat ACTTCAAGCTCTGGAGCCCATTCCTATGGCAGAAGCAGTTCTTCCAACAGAACGACTCTTACTGATGTTTTCAACACCCTTATGAGAAGAGGGAGGC ATGCTGGGGCAAATTCCTCACACAACTCTGGAGCATCAGAAAGTTTTCTAAACGCTTAG